A window from Peromyscus eremicus chromosome 1, PerEre_H2_v1, whole genome shotgun sequence encodes these proteins:
- the LOC131925580 gene encoding LOW QUALITY PROTEIN: MHC class I-like protein MILL2 (The sequence of the model RefSeq protein was modified relative to this genomic sequence to represent the inferred CDS: inserted 2 bases in 1 codon) produces MEASSVNPGLTVFLCVCVSLLPFTVDSELCCLRETHTLRYDLTVRFPEDSWEPLSPILVYVDDELFLRYNGDSRRAEAVGPKIKGHAGAKNWTRETEDLQKKEEQLRRILAEVTSQQGQKKGLHTLQETLGCELQGNQSTGGFWRLGYDGQDSLTFDQKTLRWTMTMPSTQQTKVFWETRAPRADEFKTFLEDICPAQLQGYLAFLKNFPPDTGLPEVKVTNTTYPVGRITLTCWAFNLYPREATLAWLQDGKPAQQPTFGPGTILPSGDGTYQTWVSIWVLPGQEPEFTCHLRHQTHDIKVPAAPGEKMGQPFTSGGRRQGQEGPIGHNHHSLHGRXPGRAAEYIHDAATSQAASAVSALPIVLVMVLARAN; encoded by the exons AAACCCATACACTGCGCTATGACCTCACAGTCCGGTTTCCGGAGGACTCTTGGGAGCCCCTGTCCCCGATCCTAGTATACGTTGATGATGAGCTCTTCCTGCGCTACAACGGGGACAGCAGGAGAGCAGAGGCCGTGGGGCCCAAGATCAAGGGACATGCAGGAGCTAAGAACTGGACAAGAGAGACTGAGGACCTGCAGAAAAAGGAGGAGCAACTCAGGAGAATACTGGCTGAGGTCACAAGCCAGCAGGGCCAGAAGAAGG GCCTTCACACCCTCCAGGAAACCTTGGGCTGTGAGCTTCAGGGAAACCAGAGCACTGGAGGCTTCTGGCGCCTGGGCTACGATGGGCAGGACTCCCTCACCTTTGACCAGAAGACTCTCAGATGGACAATGACTATGCCCTCCACCCAGCAGACCAAGGTGTTCTGGGAGACACGTGCACCCAGAGCTGATGAATTTAAGACTTTCTTGGAGGACATATGTCCTGCTCAGCTCCAGGGATATCTGGCTTTCTTGAAGAACTTTCCACCGGATACAG GCCTCCCGGAGGTGAAGGTGACCAACACGACATACCCAGTGGGCAGGATCACCCTGACATGCTGGGCTTTTAACCTGTATCCTCGTGAGGCCACCCTGGCCTGGCTTCAGGATGGGAAGCCGGCACAGCAGCCTACCTTTGGGCCTGGGACCATCCTGCCCAGTGGGGACGGGACCTACCAGACCTGGGTGTCCATTTGGGTTCTTCCTGGACAGGAACCAGAGTTCACCTGCCACCTGAGGCACCAAACCCATGACATCAAGGTCCCTGCTGCCCCTGGTGAGAAAATGGGGCAACCATTCACCTCAGGGggtaggaggcaggggcaggaaggaCCCATAGGACACAATCACCACTCACTTCATGGCAG TCCAGGGCGTGCTGCTGAGTACATTCATGATGCTGCCACCTCCCAAGCTGCCTCAGCTGTTTCTGCACTCCCCATTGTGTTGGTGATGGTGCTGGCCAGAGCCAACTGA